The Octadecabacter arcticus 238 genome contains a region encoding:
- a CDS encoding DUF6880 family protein: MSKKTLNKTNLETLGAEQLAALLMEVSMGSADIKRRLRLELSHNLGPVELALDVRKRLTTLRRSTSFVGWRKRKALIKDLTIQLSMIVDKIAPEDPVIAFDLLWQFIEVAPSVYGRVDDSKGDIGDVFRAAIDRFDDITPLVLLDSNALADRVWAVIQDNGYGEWDGVISLMANTLGASGLARLTAHVEAYGAAPIETDGEDHEAIQFLRRLRGVENNAAKHKARFVMRYLQEIAAATGDTSAYIAQYSDADLTRKDIAAEVAMLLISDAKSEGALNLLLNAQDDERDIGQGAWDTTYIASLIALGRIEDAQSHRWACFMATLNPTHLRDYLKHLPDFEDVEAEDAARKHVLDFPDFSTALKFCINWPDPQAAAVLVKTRHTEINGGLYPLLTPAAEALRSRYPLAAVLLWRSMIDDALLQGRTSRYGHAADHLTDCAALDAEIVDYEIFPAHATYLRTLQTHHERKSSFWTKLS, translated from the coding sequence ATGTCAAAAAAGACCCTGAACAAAACCAACCTCGAAACGCTGGGTGCCGAACAACTGGCCGCACTCCTGATGGAAGTCAGCATGGGCAGTGCAGATATCAAGCGCCGGCTGCGGTTAGAGTTAAGCCACAACCTTGGCCCCGTTGAGCTGGCTCTAGATGTGCGAAAACGGCTGACGACGCTGCGTCGGTCCACCAGTTTTGTCGGTTGGCGCAAGCGCAAGGCGCTGATCAAAGATCTGACCATTCAGCTGTCGATGATTGTCGACAAAATCGCACCGGAAGATCCAGTCATCGCCTTTGATTTGCTCTGGCAGTTCATTGAAGTCGCACCGTCGGTTTACGGCCGCGTGGACGACAGCAAGGGCGATATCGGTGATGTATTTCGCGCTGCAATTGATCGGTTCGACGACATCACGCCACTTGTGCTGCTTGATTCCAACGCACTGGCGGACCGTGTTTGGGCCGTCATTCAGGACAACGGCTACGGCGAATGGGATGGGGTCATCTCCTTGATGGCGAACACTCTTGGGGCATCGGGTCTGGCACGATTAACGGCACATGTTGAAGCCTACGGCGCAGCGCCGATTGAGACCGACGGCGAAGACCACGAAGCGATCCAGTTTTTGCGTCGACTGCGAGGTGTTGAAAATAATGCTGCCAAACACAAAGCGCGTTTCGTCATGAGATACCTGCAGGAAATAGCGGCGGCCACAGGCGACACAAGTGCCTATATCGCTCAGTATTCCGACGCTGATTTGACGCGCAAAGATATCGCGGCCGAAGTCGCAATGCTTTTGATTTCCGACGCAAAGTCCGAAGGCGCATTGAACCTGTTATTGAATGCGCAAGACGACGAACGCGATATTGGACAGGGCGCATGGGACACGACCTATATCGCCAGCCTGATCGCGCTGGGGCGGATTGAAGACGCGCAATCGCACCGCTGGGCCTGCTTTATGGCAACCCTAAACCCCACCCATCTGCGCGACTATCTAAAGCATCTACCGGACTTCGAGGACGTCGAAGCAGAGGACGCTGCAAGGAAGCATGTCTTGGACTTTCCTGACTTTTCAACCGCCTTAAAATTCTGCATCAACTGGCCAGACCCGCAGGCAGCAGCCGTGCTTGTTAAAACGCGTCACACTGAGATAAATGGTGGCCTCTACCCACTCTTAACACCCGCAGCAGAAGCGCTCAGATCACGGTATCCGCTTGCGGCGGTGCTCCTATGGCGATCAATGATCGACGATGCCCTCCTGCAAGGACGGACTTCTCGTTACGGCCACGCCGCTGATCACCTTACGGATTGCGCCGCGCTGGATGCAGAAATTGTGGATTACGAAATATTTCCAGCCCACGCGACCTACCTTCGGACCCTTCAAACTCATCATGAGCGTAAGTCATCATTCTGGACCAAACTGAGTTAA
- a CDS encoding DMT family transporter produces the protein MAARTMSTLALGLIAALCWGFHDICVRFLSQKTPLSACIFIVLLTGLIFHTVLTAVSGEIHALPMQAIWPSLAAGVFFVIATFGLYYAFQRGPVRLVAPLIAGYPILSVGLAAVQGTPIADAQWGAVVAIVVGVAVVAAMSDTSSDDNPPIGPTILFAAISAFGFAGTFALGQYAADISHEIPTTLVTRVLAVGLTVVILLAFKQPFWPGKRALPMLITMGVADGIALYCVLSAGTLPDPQYAAVTASMFGLLTILLAWMFLRERMTLVQWIGGTVAFCGVGVLAV, from the coding sequence ATGGCGGCGCGTACAATGAGCACCCTTGCCCTTGGGCTGATCGCAGCACTGTGTTGGGGGTTCCATGACATTTGCGTCCGCTTCCTAAGCCAGAAGACCCCTCTCAGCGCCTGCATTTTCATTGTTCTTTTGACTGGACTGATTTTTCACACCGTCCTGACGGCAGTCAGCGGCGAAATCCATGCCTTGCCCATGCAAGCGATCTGGCCGTCACTCGCGGCTGGGGTATTTTTCGTTATCGCCACCTTCGGATTATATTACGCGTTTCAACGCGGCCCGGTGCGTCTTGTCGCCCCTCTGATTGCAGGTTACCCGATCTTGTCTGTGGGGCTGGCCGCTGTGCAAGGCACCCCGATTGCTGATGCGCAGTGGGGCGCCGTTGTCGCGATCGTTGTCGGTGTCGCGGTCGTGGCCGCAATGTCTGACACGTCGTCCGACGACAATCCGCCCATTGGCCCGACAATTTTGTTTGCGGCGATATCAGCGTTCGGGTTCGCGGGCACCTTTGCGCTTGGCCAATATGCGGCTGACATCAGCCATGAAATACCCACAACCTTGGTAACCCGTGTCTTGGCAGTAGGTTTAACCGTCGTAATCTTGTTGGCGTTCAAACAACCGTTTTGGCCGGGAAAACGCGCACTGCCGATGCTGATCACAATGGGTGTCGCCGACGGCATCGCGCTTTATTGTGTGTTGTCGGCAGGCACCCTGCCCGACCCGCAATACGCCGCCGTTACAGCATCAATGTTTGGCCTTTTGACGATTTTGCTGGCTTGGATGTTTTTGAGGGAACGCATGACGTTGGTGCAATGGATCGGCGGCACCGTCGCATTTTGCGGTGTCGGCGTCCTTGCGGTGTAG
- a CDS encoding bifunctional 5,10-methylenetetrahydrofolate dehydrogenase/5,10-methenyltetrahydrofolate cyclohydrolase — protein sequence MAPTHARKDNRLIDGLAVKKRIIAEVRAYTDTHNEMPRLMSILIGDVPEAAVYVRNQARGAEQAGLPFEQVNWAGDISQEACKARIMEMNDDPSVLGIILQRPVPAHINVRSLQSAIHPLKDVEGMNPASIGNIVYSDVALAPCTAAASVALIKETGLPMEGLEVVMIGHSEIVGKPAAMMLMAEGCTVTVCHHMTRSVPMHSRRADVVVVAVGKAHLVGPDMIKPGAVVIDIGINQIETDDGPKIVGDVDTDAVIEVAGWITPVPGGVGPVTVAILMRNSMVAHQRQIAAGWLKG from the coding sequence ATGGCGCCAACGCATGCACGCAAAGACAACCGCCTGATTGACGGCCTCGCCGTTAAGAAACGGATCATCGCTGAGGTTCGCGCCTATACGGACACCCACAATGAAATGCCGCGGCTGATGTCCATCCTGATTGGCGATGTGCCTGAGGCGGCCGTCTACGTGCGCAATCAAGCACGCGGGGCAGAGCAGGCGGGCCTACCTTTTGAGCAGGTGAACTGGGCGGGTGATATATCGCAAGAGGCCTGCAAAGCGCGCATCATGGAGATGAACGACGACCCGAGCGTCTTGGGCATTATTTTGCAGCGCCCCGTCCCCGCGCACATTAACGTTCGATCCCTGCAATCGGCGATCCACCCGTTGAAGGATGTTGAGGGCATGAACCCGGCATCTATCGGCAATATCGTCTATTCCGACGTGGCGTTGGCCCCTTGTACGGCAGCGGCAAGTGTCGCGTTGATCAAGGAAACCGGCTTGCCGATGGAGGGTCTTGAGGTCGTGATGATTGGCCATTCCGAAATCGTTGGAAAACCTGCTGCGATGATGCTGATGGCCGAGGGCTGCACTGTGACAGTTTGCCATCACATGACACGATCTGTGCCGATGCATTCACGACGTGCCGATGTCGTCGTCGTTGCCGTCGGCAAAGCGCATTTGGTCGGGCCAGACATGATCAAACCGGGAGCTGTCGTTATCGATATCGGCATCAACCAAATTGAAACGGACGACGGCCCGAAAATCGTGGGCGACGTAGACACGGATGCAGTGATCGAGGTCGCGGGCTGGATCACGCCTGTTCCCGGCGGAGTTGGTCCAGTCACGGTCGCCATTTTGATGCGCAATTCAATGGTCGCCCATCAACGTCAGATCGCGGCAGGGTGGCTAAAGGGCTGA